One Nitrospinota bacterium DNA segment encodes these proteins:
- a CDS encoding PRC-barrel domain-containing protein gives MELVTASSINYDLAPHHRVVGYYIYDVVDKDITDVRDLLVDRQTRKPRYAVIEIGGFLAIRGKKILIPWGALKKGGMSRLNVNREAEHVMAAPAPHVIDMPTRVEEENVHRHFGVDPYWWGEEEDEEKEIKPEEPASRPQAAPEGEPIGDLKLERDS, from the coding sequence ATGGAGCTTGTGACCGCATCGAGCATAAACTATGACCTGGCCCCGCATCACAGGGTCGTCGGATACTACATCTACGACGTAGTGGACAAGGACATCACCGATGTGCGTGACCTGCTTGTGGACAGGCAGACGCGAAAGCCGCGTTACGCCGTGATAGAGATCGGCGGGTTCCTGGCCATCCGGGGCAAAAAGATACTTATCCCCTGGGGCGCCCTCAAAAAGGGGGGCATGTCCCGGTTGAACGTGAACAGGGAGGCGGAGCATGTCATGGCCGCTCCCGCCCCGCATGTGATAGACATGCCAACCAGGGTGGAAGAGGAGAACGTCCACCGCCATTTCGGGGTGGACCCATACTGGTGGGGCGAGGAAGAGGACGAGGAAAAGGAAATAAAGCCTGAGGAACCAGCTTCCAGACCACAGGCCGCCCCGGAGGGAGAGCCTATCGGCGATCTGAAACTTGAAAGAGACTCCTGA
- a CDS encoding UvrD-helicase domain-containing protein, which yields MNRAAHEIPAGQAQGAAAGLDNLPELLNPPQLEAVYYGEGPLLVLAGAGSGKTRVITYRIARLVASGVNPKSIIALTFTNKAAGEMKERVRSLLGQTGTDIWISTFHSACLRVLRRDADRLGYGKDFVIYDSQDQERLIKLCMAQLGVDEKANPARQAGAMISSFKNKLKGADEAEKELNPRRFEDFLRVFHQYERKLMESRCMDFDDLLGKSVELLRKNEDIRERYQRRFSHVLVDEFQDTNAAQYEFVRLMTGGGGSICVVGDDDQSIYQWRGANIGNILNFEKDYPGAKVIKLEQNYRSTRNILEGAHGVVSQNAGRKEKRLWTQNAAGEKIKLYFAQDEMDEGRRVATGIKRIEREKGRVHNDFAVFYRTNSQSRAIEDALRREGISYQVFGGLKFYERREIKDMLAYFRVALNPHDTVSLRRIINVPPRGIGATTVEKLAALAEVEGKSMAAALDEAEASAGFNSGTKGKLEAFREIMSKVRILATSKNAADAISDALTATGYMEWLAKEDDSEAANRMENLNELVNAAEDFIERTGENSIQTFLDQAALTADADDMKDGGAVKLMTVHVSKGLEFPVVFVTGLEEGIFPHARSKDNPSQMEEERRLMYVAMTRAMEALHITHARERRIFGVPQANRPSRFLRDIPAECVEMEAAQELSLFTPRAEDRDKWPKAPVKITRPTPAPVFSAEKERGIPPAARPASSPKTEGVFAAGDKVRHPMFQVGVIRSVEGRGENGKVTVYFPRFGEKKLILKHARLSHA from the coding sequence ATGAACCGCGCCGCACATGAAATTCCGGCGGGCCAGGCCCAAGGGGCCGCCGCCGGACTGGACAACCTTCCGGAGCTTCTGAATCCCCCTCAACTGGAGGCCGTTTATTACGGTGAAGGGCCGCTTCTGGTGCTGGCTGGGGCCGGGTCGGGCAAAACCCGGGTCATAACATACCGTATCGCGCGGCTGGTGGCCTCCGGGGTGAATCCCAAGAGCATCATAGCGCTCACTTTCACCAACAAGGCCGCCGGGGAGATGAAGGAGCGCGTGCGCTCCCTGTTGGGGCAGACGGGGACGGACATCTGGATATCCACGTTCCATTCGGCGTGCCTTCGCGTTTTGCGGCGGGACGCGGACAGGCTCGGGTATGGCAAGGACTTTGTGATATATGACTCCCAGGACCAGGAGCGGCTGATAAAGCTTTGCATGGCCCAGCTTGGGGTGGACGAGAAGGCCAATCCCGCCCGGCAGGCCGGAGCCATGATTTCCAGCTTCAAGAACAAGCTCAAAGGGGCGGACGAGGCCGAAAAGGAGCTCAACCCCCGGCGGTTCGAGGACTTCCTCCGGGTGTTCCACCAGTACGAGCGCAAGCTGATGGAATCGCGCTGCATGGACTTTGACGATCTTCTGGGCAAAAGCGTGGAGCTTCTGCGGAAAAACGAGGACATAAGAGAGCGCTACCAAAGGCGGTTCTCGCACGTGCTTGTGGACGAGTTCCAGGACACAAACGCCGCGCAATACGAATTCGTCCGGCTGATGACAGGCGGGGGCGGGAGCATATGCGTGGTGGGGGACGACGACCAGTCCATCTATCAATGGCGCGGGGCCAACATAGGGAACATCCTCAACTTCGAAAAGGACTATCCGGGCGCGAAAGTTATCAAGCTGGAGCAGAACTACCGCTCCACCCGCAACATCCTTGAAGGCGCCCACGGGGTGGTTTCCCAGAACGCCGGGCGCAAGGAAAAGCGGCTTTGGACGCAGAACGCCGCCGGGGAGAAGATAAAGCTCTATTTCGCGCAGGACGAAATGGACGAGGGACGGCGCGTGGCCACCGGGATAAAGCGTATCGAACGGGAAAAAGGGCGAGTCCACAACGATTTCGCGGTGTTCTACAGGACCAACTCCCAGTCCCGCGCCATAGAGGACGCCCTGCGCCGTGAGGGGATATCATACCAGGTGTTCGGCGGGCTGAAGTTCTATGAGCGGCGCGAGATAAAGGACATGCTCGCCTATTTCCGGGTGGCGCTAAATCCGCATGACACCGTTTCGCTTCGCCGGATCATCAACGTTCCGCCCAGGGGGATCGGGGCCACGACGGTGGAAAAACTCGCCGCGCTGGCCGAGGTGGAAGGCAAGTCCATGGCGGCGGCGCTGGACGAGGCGGAGGCGAGCGCTGGATTTAACTCCGGGACGAAGGGGAAGCTTGAGGCGTTCCGCGAAATAATGTCGAAGGTGCGGATTTTGGCCACATCGAAAAACGCCGCGGACGCGATCAGCGACGCGTTGACGGCCACAGGCTACATGGAATGGCTGGCAAAAGAAGACGACAGCGAGGCGGCCAACCGGATGGAGAACCTTAACGAACTTGTGAACGCGGCGGAGGACTTCATCGAGAGGACCGGCGAGAATTCCATACAGACGTTCCTGGACCAGGCGGCGCTCACCGCCGACGCGGACGACATGAAAGACGGCGGAGCGGTGAAGCTTATGACGGTGCATGTGAGCAAGGGGCTGGAGTTCCCGGTGGTGTTTGTCACGGGGCTGGAGGAAGGGATATTCCCCCACGCCAGGAGCAAGGACAATCCGTCGCAGATGGAGGAGGAGCGGCGCCTTATGTATGTGGCCATGACCCGTGCAATGGAAGCGCTGCATATCACCCACGCGCGGGAACGGCGCATATTCGGCGTGCCGCAGGCCAACAGGCCATCCCGGTTCCTGCGGGACATACCGGCGGAATGCGTGGAGATGGAGGCTGCCCAGGAGTTGTCATTGTTCACGCCCCGCGCCGAAGACCGGGACAAGTGGCCGAAGGCCCCGGTGAAGATAACAAGGCCCACGCCTGCCCCGGTCTTTTCTGCGGAAAAAGAGAGAGGAATACCACCAGCCGCCCGGCCAGCTTCCTCGCCAAAGACAGAAGGGGTGTTCGCGGCGGGGGACAAGGTGCGTCACCCGATGTTCCAGGTGGGGGTGATACGCTCGGTGGAAGGGCGCGGGGAGAACGGCAAGGTCACCGTGTATTTCCCCAGGTTCGGCGAGAAAAAGCTGATACTAAAGCATGCCAGGCTTTCCCATGCC
- a CDS encoding thioredoxin domain-containing protein: MKKNNELTVKNGPLEIMLYVVAAFGAALAVVTELSHHYPAIMELCGGTQSGCADVASTPFAKLFGVPVTYWGLLTYVTFVYILRYFPVFTLPMAAVLMGAEFYFLWVMAYIIQVFCMFCLVQFGTVAVLFALALVWSLRAGNLKFPGGIWAVPVIVLLSFGAFAAPVKLSAAKANLQADGLVTYEGNLKASLKVEIFSDYECGYCRKFEPEVEKLRKNHPEALIIYRDFIIPTHSVSPVAVSYANALAITRGPEVFLAARKAMFENQEKLYGYLKERLPDVNFTEDLKTKINAKVDADLKRAQSLGIYQTPSIAISKGDKLTQVVRGFAEYEKLAEFLK, translated from the coding sequence ATGAAGAAAAATAATGAACTGACCGTGAAAAACGGGCCTTTGGAAATAATGCTGTACGTCGTGGCCGCCTTTGGCGCCGCGCTGGCCGTGGTTACGGAGCTTTCGCACCATTATCCGGCGATCATGGAGCTTTGCGGCGGAACCCAGAGCGGCTGCGCGGACGTGGCCTCCACGCCGTTCGCAAAGTTGTTCGGCGTGCCGGTGACGTATTGGGGACTGCTCACATACGTGACTTTCGTTTATATACTCCGGTATTTCCCGGTGTTCACGTTGCCGATGGCGGCGGTGTTGATGGGTGCGGAGTTTTATTTCCTGTGGGTGATGGCCTATATCATCCAGGTGTTCTGCATGTTCTGCCTTGTCCAGTTCGGGACGGTGGCCGTGCTGTTCGCGTTGGCGCTTGTCTGGAGTTTACGCGCCGGGAACCTGAAATTCCCCGGCGGAATATGGGCGGTCCCCGTGATAGTCCTGCTCTCTTTCGGGGCCTTCGCCGCTCCGGTGAAGCTGTCTGCGGCAAAGGCCAACTTGCAGGCGGACGGGCTTGTGACATACGAGGGGAACCTGAAGGCTTCGTTGAAAGTGGAGATTTTTTCAGATTACGAGTGCGGTTATTGCCGGAAATTCGAGCCGGAGGTGGAAAAATTGAGAAAGAACCATCCGGAAGCGCTGATAATATACCGGGACTTCATAATCCCCACCCATTCCGTTTCGCCCGTGGCGGTGTCCTACGCCAATGCGCTGGCGATCACGCGCGGCCCGGAGGTGTTCCTTGCGGCGCGCAAGGCGATGTTCGAAAACCAGGAAAAGCTGTACGGCTATCTGAAGGAAAGGTTGCCGGACGTGAATTTCACAGAGGACCTGAAAACGAAGATAAACGCCAAGGTGGACGCGGACCTCAAACGCGCCCAGTCGCTGGGCATATACCAGACCCCTTCCATCGCCATATCGAAGGGGGACAAGCTTACACAGGTGGTCCGTGGTTTCGCGGAATACGAGAAGCTGGCGGAATTTCTTAAGTGA